A DNA window from Ctenopharyngodon idella isolate HZGC_01 chromosome 10, HZGC01, whole genome shotgun sequence contains the following coding sequences:
- the crlf1b gene encoding cytokine receptor-like factor 1b isoform X4, protein MDYAYARSHQHDKNRVESARDRQMTISVIMLLFVAFLPYALTAHLAVISPQDPVLRIGSSLTAVCTVSAELEITARSLYWTLNGRRLARNTYRVLSPTESSVTLHQLNGSLQQSGDNLVCHRSNGEVLAGSCIYVGSPPEKPVNLTCWSRNTKDLSCRWSPGSQGETFINTKYILKYKLKWYGKEKDCEDYTGQPYMCYVPRDLAIFTPYEVWVDASNQLGSATSDVVTLDILDVVTTDPPPDVLVSRVGDLEDQLSVSWGSPPALKDYLFQAKYQIRYRVEESDEWKVWLELFYPTVSNPAPGGPTSFRV, encoded by the exons ATGGATTATGCGTACGCGCGCTCCCATCAGCATGACAAGAATCGAGTTGAGAGCGCGCGCGACAGACAAATGACAATTTCAGTCATTATGTTGCTTTTTGTTGCGTTTCTTCCATATGCGCTCACAGCAC ACTTGGCTGTCATATCCCCCCAGGATCCAGTGCTTCGCATCGGCTCGAGCTTGACTGCAGTGTGCACTGTTAGCGCCGAGCTGGAAATAACAGCTAGATCCTTGTACTGGACGCTGAACGGCAGACGTTTGGCAAGAAACACTTACAGAGTCCTGAGCCCAACCGAATCAAGCGTCACACTTCATCAACTCAATGGCTCCTTGCAGCAGTCAGGAGACAACCTGGTTTGCCACCGAAGCAACGGAGAAGTGTTGGCCGGATCGTGTATTTATGTTGGGT CACCCCCTGAGAAACCCGTCAACCTGACATGCTGGTCACGAAACACCAAAGACCTCAGCTGCAGATGGAGTCCAGGGAGTCAAGGAGAAACATTCATCAATACCAAATACATCCTCAAGTACAAACTAAA ATGGTACGGTAAAGAGAAAGACTGCGAGGACTACACGGGACAGCCATATATGTGCTACGTTCCACGCGACCTTGCCATTTTTACGCCATATGAAGTCTGGGTGGATGCGTCCAATCAGCTTGGATCTGCCACTTCTGATGTGGTCACCTTAGACATTTTAGATGTAG TAACTACAGATCCGCCTCCTGATGTCCTTGTGAGCCGTGTTGGTGATCTGGAAGATCAGTTAAGTGTCAGTTGGGGCAGTCCTCCTGCCCTGAAGGACTACCTGTTTCAGGCCAAGTATCAAATACGATACCGTGTGGAGGAGAGCGACGAATGGAAGGTATGGCTGGAATTGTTTTATCCAacggtgtccaatcctgctcctggagggccaacgtccttcagagtttag
- the crlf1b gene encoding cytokine receptor-like factor 1b isoform X1, which translates to MDYAYARSHQHDKNRVESARDRQMTISVIMLLFVAFLPYALTAHLAVISPQDPVLRIGSSLTAVCTVSAELEITARSLYWTLNGRRLARNTYRVLSPTESSVTLHQLNGSLQQSGDNLVCHRSNGEVLAGSCIYVGSPPEKPVNLTCWSRNTKDLSCRWSPGSQGETFINTKYILKYKLKWYGKEKDCEDYTGQPYMCYVPRDLAIFTPYEVWVDASNQLGSATSDVVTLDILDVVTTDPPPDVLVSRVGDLEDQLSVSWGSPPALKDYLFQAKYQIRYRVEESDEWKVIDDAGNQTSCRLAGLRAGTVYFVQVRCNPVGIYGSKKAGIWSDWSHSTAASTPGIAERSHSGSCDSKPSEHNSTLRKELKQFFGWMRKHSYGCTDVSIKLYDQWRVWLQKAQKTHDQVSKDKAYLLLQHISRWQIITLGTYEIQPVRKSILWFYVTHKKEKQNIRLFF; encoded by the exons ATGGATTATGCGTACGCGCGCTCCCATCAGCATGACAAGAATCGAGTTGAGAGCGCGCGCGACAGACAAATGACAATTTCAGTCATTATGTTGCTTTTTGTTGCGTTTCTTCCATATGCGCTCACAGCAC ACTTGGCTGTCATATCCCCCCAGGATCCAGTGCTTCGCATCGGCTCGAGCTTGACTGCAGTGTGCACTGTTAGCGCCGAGCTGGAAATAACAGCTAGATCCTTGTACTGGACGCTGAACGGCAGACGTTTGGCAAGAAACACTTACAGAGTCCTGAGCCCAACCGAATCAAGCGTCACACTTCATCAACTCAATGGCTCCTTGCAGCAGTCAGGAGACAACCTGGTTTGCCACCGAAGCAACGGAGAAGTGTTGGCCGGATCGTGTATTTATGTTGGGT CACCCCCTGAGAAACCCGTCAACCTGACATGCTGGTCACGAAACACCAAAGACCTCAGCTGCAGATGGAGTCCAGGGAGTCAAGGAGAAACATTCATCAATACCAAATACATCCTCAAGTACAAACTAAA ATGGTACGGTAAAGAGAAAGACTGCGAGGACTACACGGGACAGCCATATATGTGCTACGTTCCACGCGACCTTGCCATTTTTACGCCATATGAAGTCTGGGTGGATGCGTCCAATCAGCTTGGATCTGCCACTTCTGATGTGGTCACCTTAGACATTTTAGATGTAG TAACTACAGATCCGCCTCCTGATGTCCTTGTGAGCCGTGTTGGTGATCTGGAAGATCAGTTAAGTGTCAGTTGGGGCAGTCCTCCTGCCCTGAAGGACTACCTGTTTCAGGCCAAGTATCAAATACGATACCGTGTGGAGGAGAGCGACGAATGGAAG GTGATAGATGATGCTGGGAACCAAACGTCATGTCGGTTAGCAGGTCTCAGAgcaggtactgtatattttgtCCAAGTACGCTGCAACCCAGTGGGCATCTACGGCTCGAAGAAGGCAGGTATCTGGAGCGACTGGAGCCACTCGACTGCTGCGTCAACACCTGGCATTG CAGAAAGGTCACATAGTGGCTCGTGCGATTCAAAGCCCAGTGAGCACAACTCAACGCTACGAAAGGAGCTCAAGCAGTTTTTTGGCTGGATGCGCAAACACTCTTACGGCTGTACGGACGTCAGCATCAAACTCTACGACCAATGGCGTGTCTGGCTGCAGAAAGCCCAGAAAACACACGACCAGGTCAGTAAGGACAAAGCGTACCTCCTTTTGCAACACATATCAAGATGGCAAATCATCACTCTTGGCACATATGAAATACAGCCTGTGCGAAAAAGCATTTTGTGGTTTTATGTGACCcacaaaaaagagaaacaaaataTCCGTTTATTCTTTTGA
- the tmem59l gene encoding transmembrane protein 59-like — protein MLQFGGRVRGVPALVSMILVALAAASSDLFDNQLGDINYCKKQCQMSIKNKSPAKDSIMNACHRGCRLYSICQFVNGNTGINTSKEECQGACQEAYSKLLEQEACSTGCASQPAEPEIKRRKLKALTNRPKPVSVMDAVSSWCNDIVSSAQSFISSTWTFYLQADDGKVVVFQSQPEIEYSLPELQAPRSNVVDKPWPQVNSHTQRPHTGGRSHGERNAAKPGVKGKHVSQHAEDPAAEHDFLGCMSRRSGLPRWILAACLFLSIMVMLWLSCASLVTAPEQHVKTQLSINGDKEFMDDTQKVNPYHLTPVIAMTISQSEESKEAGPLPVKVDLSKTSL, from the exons ATGCTCCAGTTCGGCGGCAGGGTGCGCGGTGTTCCCGCGCTCGTCTCTATGATTCTGGTGGCGTTGGCCGCGGCATCATCTGATCTGTTTGACAACCAACTGGGCGATATCAATTACTGCAAAAAGCAATGCCAGATGTCCATCAAAAACAAAAGCCCCGCCAAA GACTCCATCATGAATGCCTGTCACCGTGGCTGTCGGCTCTACTCCATCTGCCAGTTTGTGAATGGAAATACAGGCATCAATACCAGCAAGGAAGAGTGCCAGGGAG catGCCAGGAGGCCTACAGTAAACTTCTGGAGCAGGAGGCGTGCAGCACGGGGTGTGCCAGCCAACCCGCTGAGCCGGAGATCAAACGGAGAAAG CTCAAGGCCCTGACCAACCGGCCCAAACCCGTCTCTGTAATGGATGCCGTGTCTAGCTGGTGCAATGACATCGTCAGTTCTGCCCAGAGCTTCATTTCTTCTACCTGGACCTTCTACCTGCAGGCTGATGATGGGAAGGTCGTTGTGTTCCAG AGCCAGCCAGAGATTGAGTACTCCTTGCCTGAGTTACAAGCCCCGCGCTCCAATGTGGTTGACAAACCCTGGCCCCAAGTCAACTCCCACACACAGCGGCCACATACTG GTGGGCGGTCACATGGGGAGAGAAATGCGGCAAAACCTGGGGTGAAAGGAAAGCATGTTAGCCAACATGCCGAGGACCCAGCTGCTGAGCACGACTTCCTAGGCTGCATGTCAAG GCGCTCAGGACTGCCACGTTGGATTTTAGCCGCGTGCCTCTTCTTGTCCATCATGGTGATGCTGTGGCTGAGCTGTGCCAGTCTTGTCACGGCACCCGAGCAGCACGTCAAGACTCAG CTTAGCATCAATGGAGATAAAGAGTTCATGGATGACACCCAGAAGGTGAACCCCTACCACTTGACACCAGTGATCGCGATGACAATCAGCCAATCGGAGGAGAGCAAGGAGGCGGGGCCGCTTCCGGTCAAGGTCGACCTCAGCAAAACATCTCTTTAA
- the crlf1b gene encoding cytokine receptor-like factor 1b isoform X2 has product MDYAYARSHQHDKNRVESARDRQMTISVIMLLFVAFLPYALTAHLAVISPQDPVLRIGSSLTAVCTVSAELEITARSLYWTLNGRRLARNTYRVLSPTESSVTLHQLNGSLQQSGDNLVCHRSNGEVLAGSCIYVGSPPEKPVNLTCWSRNTKDLSCRWSPGSQGETFINTKYILKYKLKWYGKEKDCEDYTGQPYMCYVPRDLAIFTPYEVWVDASNQLGSATSDVVTLDILDVVTTDPPPDVLVSRVGDLEDQLSVSWGSPPALKDYLFQAKYQIRYRVEESDEWKVIDDAGNQTSCRLAGLRAGTVYFVQVRCNPVGIYGSKKAGIWSDWSHSTAASTPGIERSHSGSCDSKPSEHNSTLRKELKQFFGWMRKHSYGCTDVSIKLYDQWRVWLQKAQKTHDQVSKDKAYLLLQHISRWQIITLGTYEIQPVRKSILWFYVTHKKEKQNIRLFF; this is encoded by the exons ATGGATTATGCGTACGCGCGCTCCCATCAGCATGACAAGAATCGAGTTGAGAGCGCGCGCGACAGACAAATGACAATTTCAGTCATTATGTTGCTTTTTGTTGCGTTTCTTCCATATGCGCTCACAGCAC ACTTGGCTGTCATATCCCCCCAGGATCCAGTGCTTCGCATCGGCTCGAGCTTGACTGCAGTGTGCACTGTTAGCGCCGAGCTGGAAATAACAGCTAGATCCTTGTACTGGACGCTGAACGGCAGACGTTTGGCAAGAAACACTTACAGAGTCCTGAGCCCAACCGAATCAAGCGTCACACTTCATCAACTCAATGGCTCCTTGCAGCAGTCAGGAGACAACCTGGTTTGCCACCGAAGCAACGGAGAAGTGTTGGCCGGATCGTGTATTTATGTTGGGT CACCCCCTGAGAAACCCGTCAACCTGACATGCTGGTCACGAAACACCAAAGACCTCAGCTGCAGATGGAGTCCAGGGAGTCAAGGAGAAACATTCATCAATACCAAATACATCCTCAAGTACAAACTAAA ATGGTACGGTAAAGAGAAAGACTGCGAGGACTACACGGGACAGCCATATATGTGCTACGTTCCACGCGACCTTGCCATTTTTACGCCATATGAAGTCTGGGTGGATGCGTCCAATCAGCTTGGATCTGCCACTTCTGATGTGGTCACCTTAGACATTTTAGATGTAG TAACTACAGATCCGCCTCCTGATGTCCTTGTGAGCCGTGTTGGTGATCTGGAAGATCAGTTAAGTGTCAGTTGGGGCAGTCCTCCTGCCCTGAAGGACTACCTGTTTCAGGCCAAGTATCAAATACGATACCGTGTGGAGGAGAGCGACGAATGGAAG GTGATAGATGATGCTGGGAACCAAACGTCATGTCGGTTAGCAGGTCTCAGAgcaggtactgtatattttgtCCAAGTACGCTGCAACCCAGTGGGCATCTACGGCTCGAAGAAGGCAGGTATCTGGAGCGACTGGAGCCACTCGACTGCTGCGTCAACACCTGGCATTG AAAGGTCACATAGTGGCTCGTGCGATTCAAAGCCCAGTGAGCACAACTCAACGCTACGAAAGGAGCTCAAGCAGTTTTTTGGCTGGATGCGCAAACACTCTTACGGCTGTACGGACGTCAGCATCAAACTCTACGACCAATGGCGTGTCTGGCTGCAGAAAGCCCAGAAAACACACGACCAGGTCAGTAAGGACAAAGCGTACCTCCTTTTGCAACACATATCAAGATGGCAAATCATCACTCTTGGCACATATGAAATACAGCCTGTGCGAAAAAGCATTTTGTGGTTTTATGTGACCcacaaaaaagagaaacaaaataTCCGTTTATTCTTTTGA
- the crlf1b gene encoding cytokine receptor-like factor 1b isoform X3, protein MAPCSSQETTWFATEATEKCWPDRVFMLAPPEKPVNLTCWSRNTKDLSCRWSPGSQGETFINTKYILKYKLKWYGKEKDCEDYTGQPYMCYVPRDLAIFTPYEVWVDASNQLGSATSDVVTLDILDVVTTDPPPDVLVSRVGDLEDQLSVSWGSPPALKDYLFQAKYQIRYRVEESDEWKVIDDAGNQTSCRLAGLRAGTVYFVQVRCNPVGIYGSKKAGIWSDWSHSTAASTPGIAERSHSGSCDSKPSEHNSTLRKELKQFFGWMRKHSYGCTDVSIKLYDQWRVWLQKAQKTHDQVSKDKAYLLLQHISRWQIITLGTYEIQPVRKSILWFYVTHKKEKQNIRLFF, encoded by the exons ATGGCTCCTTGCAGCAGTCAGGAGACAACCTGGTTTGCCACCGAAGCAACGGAGAAGTGTTGGCCGGATCGTGTATTTATGTTGG CACCCCCTGAGAAACCCGTCAACCTGACATGCTGGTCACGAAACACCAAAGACCTCAGCTGCAGATGGAGTCCAGGGAGTCAAGGAGAAACATTCATCAATACCAAATACATCCTCAAGTACAAACTAAA ATGGTACGGTAAAGAGAAAGACTGCGAGGACTACACGGGACAGCCATATATGTGCTACGTTCCACGCGACCTTGCCATTTTTACGCCATATGAAGTCTGGGTGGATGCGTCCAATCAGCTTGGATCTGCCACTTCTGATGTGGTCACCTTAGACATTTTAGATGTAG TAACTACAGATCCGCCTCCTGATGTCCTTGTGAGCCGTGTTGGTGATCTGGAAGATCAGTTAAGTGTCAGTTGGGGCAGTCCTCCTGCCCTGAAGGACTACCTGTTTCAGGCCAAGTATCAAATACGATACCGTGTGGAGGAGAGCGACGAATGGAAG GTGATAGATGATGCTGGGAACCAAACGTCATGTCGGTTAGCAGGTCTCAGAgcaggtactgtatattttgtCCAAGTACGCTGCAACCCAGTGGGCATCTACGGCTCGAAGAAGGCAGGTATCTGGAGCGACTGGAGCCACTCGACTGCTGCGTCAACACCTGGCATTG CAGAAAGGTCACATAGTGGCTCGTGCGATTCAAAGCCCAGTGAGCACAACTCAACGCTACGAAAGGAGCTCAAGCAGTTTTTTGGCTGGATGCGCAAACACTCTTACGGCTGTACGGACGTCAGCATCAAACTCTACGACCAATGGCGTGTCTGGCTGCAGAAAGCCCAGAAAACACACGACCAGGTCAGTAAGGACAAAGCGTACCTCCTTTTGCAACACATATCAAGATGGCAAATCATCACTCTTGGCACATATGAAATACAGCCTGTGCGAAAAAGCATTTTGTGGTTTTATGTGACCcacaaaaaagagaaacaaaataTCCGTTTATTCTTTTGA